From the genome of Leptolyngbya sp. FACHB-261, one region includes:
- a CDS encoding SDR family oxidoreductase: MRSTSEQVILITGASSGIGAALAEALARQFLGVRLVLSGRNPQRLEAVAEHCSKAGAKVLSVATDITDAQQANGLAQKALSHFGRVDVLVNNAGYGQMGPVELVSDAAVRRQMDVNFFGPLTLIRALVPAMRAAGGGRIVNLSSLAGQVASPFSGIYSASKYALEAISDALRMELAPFGISVVLIEPGPVSTEFFKVAQQQAEGTIADPKQTVYAPAFEKLEGIVDQVDKVAWPLERATQVIVKAVTDRRPRARYVAAPGGALLLPLLNLLPAAVKDRLQSKFYGLDRIAGPV; encoded by the coding sequence ATGCGCTCTACGTCCGAACAGGTGATCTTAATTACGGGAGCCTCATCAGGCATCGGTGCTGCCCTGGCCGAGGCACTTGCTCGCCAGTTTCTAGGCGTGCGTTTAGTGCTGAGTGGTCGCAACCCGCAAAGGTTAGAAGCAGTCGCCGAGCATTGCTCCAAGGCAGGAGCCAAAGTCCTCAGCGTGGCGACGGACATTACCGATGCACAGCAGGCAAACGGCTTAGCCCAAAAAGCCCTGAGCCACTTCGGACGGGTGGATGTGCTGGTCAACAACGCAGGCTACGGTCAGATGGGGCCTGTGGAGTTAGTGAGTGATGCTGCTGTACGGCGGCAGATGGATGTGAATTTCTTCGGTCCCCTAACCCTGATTCGAGCTCTGGTCCCTGCCATGCGAGCGGCTGGGGGCGGTCGCATCGTCAACTTGAGTTCGCTGGCGGGACAAGTCGCCTCTCCTTTCTCTGGGATCTACAGTGCCAGCAAGTACGCTCTAGAGGCGATTAGCGATGCTTTGCGCATGGAACTCGCTCCCTTTGGCATCTCTGTGGTGTTGATTGAGCCTGGGCCAGTGAGCACGGAGTTCTTCAAAGTCGCGCAGCAGCAAGCCGAGGGCACGATTGCCGATCCTAAGCAAACCGTCTATGCCCCTGCCTTTGAGAAGCTAGAGGGAATAGTGGACCAGGTTGATAAGGTAGCCTGGCCTCTAGAACGAGCAACTCAAGTAATAGTCAAGGCCGTCACTGACCGCCGTCCTCGCGCTCGTTACGTAGCGGCTCCCGGGGGAGCACTACTCCTGCCATTGCTCAATTTGTTGCCTGCTGCGGTCAAGGATCGGCTCCAGAGCAAGTTTTATGGCCTGGACCGCATTGCTGGACCTGTATGA
- a CDS encoding PAS domain S-box protein codes for MASTLELDCFAHALERATQQAALTELARESSVRSQQALRWALRFSRCAIYPVTWTSPDARFIYVNDATCAHLGYSRRELLSMSVPDIAQGLTLEVWQDYWQGLKQQGCLTVGALHRCKDGSLVSVENSVCYLEFRGREYTVACSRELSQQRRGLL; via the coding sequence ATGGCATCTACTTTAGAATTAGACTGCTTTGCCCATGCTTTAGAAAGAGCAACTCAACAGGCTGCCCTGACTGAGCTAGCTAGAGAGAGTTCGGTCAGAAGCCAGCAGGCACTACGATGGGCGTTAAGGTTCTCCCGTTGTGCTATTTATCCAGTGACCTGGACATCACCTGATGCCCGCTTCATTTATGTCAACGATGCAACTTGTGCGCATCTGGGTTACAGCCGCCGAGAACTGCTCTCAATGTCGGTACCCGATATTGCACAGGGTTTAACTTTAGAGGTGTGGCAGGATTACTGGCAGGGCCTCAAGCAACAGGGCTGTCTAACTGTTGGAGCCTTGCATCGGTGCAAAGATGGCAGCCTAGTTTCAGTTGAAAATTCTGTCTGTTATCTAGAGTTCAGGGGTAGAGAATATACAGTTGCCTGTTCTCGGGAATTGAGCCAGCAGAGGCGAGGGCTGTTGTAA
- a CDS encoding MarC family protein yields MDTAVLVKTFLAVFVLADALGNAPIFLILTKGMAPEQRDSVVDRASVVATGVLLGFAFAGQSILDYLSISIGSLRVAGGLLLLLIALQMLEGELDTPMVDQERDVAITPLALPLLAGPGTLTTVMLLMSESPSAHISVAVGIVAAMVVTWFIVRQAGLIDKWIGAEGAVIATKLLGFLLAALAVEIGSAGIRELFLTP; encoded by the coding sequence GTGGATACTGCCGTTCTGGTTAAAACCTTCCTAGCCGTATTTGTCTTGGCAGATGCTTTGGGTAACGCCCCAATCTTTCTGATCCTAACTAAGGGCATGGCTCCAGAACAGCGAGACAGCGTTGTGGATCGGGCCAGCGTTGTCGCAACTGGCGTCCTGTTGGGCTTTGCATTCGCGGGTCAGTCAATTCTGGATTATTTGAGCATTAGTATTGGCTCTTTGAGAGTGGCTGGTGGCCTGCTCTTACTGTTGATCGCACTGCAGATGCTGGAGGGAGAGCTAGATACGCCGATGGTAGATCAAGAGCGGGATGTTGCGATTACGCCACTGGCTCTACCACTGCTGGCCGGTCCTGGTACCTTAACGACCGTGATGCTATTGATGTCTGAGTCGCCCTCCGCTCACATTAGTGTGGCGGTTGGCATCGTTGCAGCGATGGTAGTAACTTGGTTTATTGTGCGTCAAGCTGGTCTAATTGATAAGTGGATTGGGGCTGAGGGGGCAGTGATTGCGACCAAGCTACTTGGCTTTCTGCTAGCGGCTCTAGCTGTGGAGATTGGTAGTGCTGGCATCCGTGAACTGTTTTTGACCCCCTGA
- a CDS encoding general stress protein: protein MAINYDNRRAIGIFPTRDKAELAINQLRASGFPMDNLSIVARDTEEGRVGGADVTTTGAAAGASAGTVAGGLAGLLLGIGSLAIPGVGPVITAGALGSALATAAAGAGVGAATGGLLGALAGLGVPESRAQVYHDRIQRGDFLVILEGSKADVVRAETILHDSGIEEFASYDVSDTRFGHVYHDDPDIRVKQD from the coding sequence ATGGCAATAAATTACGACAACAGACGAGCAATTGGCATTTTCCCTACGCGTGACAAAGCAGAGCTAGCGATTAACCAGCTACGAGCTTCCGGTTTCCCAATGGATAACCTATCCATCGTTGCCCGAGACACCGAAGAAGGTCGGGTCGGCGGTGCGGATGTCACCACAACTGGCGCTGCTGCTGGCGCCTCGGCTGGCACGGTTGCCGGTGGTCTGGCTGGCTTATTACTCGGTATTGGTTCGCTGGCTATTCCAGGGGTTGGTCCTGTGATCACTGCCGGAGCTTTGGGTAGTGCCCTAGCAACCGCTGCTGCTGGTGCTGGCGTGGGTGCCGCTACGGGCGGTTTACTGGGTGCCTTGGCCGGTCTAGGCGTTCCCGAGAGTCGGGCCCAGGTCTACCACGATCGCATTCAGCGGGGCGACTTTTTGGTGATCCTTGAGGGTTCCAAGGCCGACGTTGTACGAGCCGAGACGATCTTGCATGACAGTGGCATCGAAGAGTTCGCTAGTTATGATGTTTCTGATACGCGCTTCGGCCATGTCTACCACGATGATCCCGATATTCGTGTGAAGCAAGATTAA
- a CDS encoding ABC-F family ATP-binding cassette domain-containing protein, whose amino-acid sequence MLRLEHISKIYPTGEVLKDVNWEVKPGDRIGLVGVNGAGKSTQLKIIAGETEPTSGEIIRPASLHIAYLSQEFEVDPQRTVREELWTVFTEANRIQMELAKVHRDMEQADATQLDRLIHKMDRLQREFEARDGYGLDARIEKLLPDLDFEPEDAERLVSSFSGGWQMRMSLGKILLQSPDLLLLDEPTNHLDLETIEWLETYLKGLTTPMVIVSHDREFLDRLCTQIVETERGVSTTYLGNYSSYIQQKLEGREAQQSAYERQQKELEKQQAFVERFRASATRSTQAKSREKQLDKIERIESPVGDLRTLHFRFPTAPRSGREVVEIKDLTHLAGDKVLFLGTDLLIERGDRIAFLGPNGAGKSTLLRLIMGLEAPSEGKVELGNHNVVPGYFEQNQAEALDLNRTVMETIHDAVPQWSNEEVRTLLGRFLFSGDTVFKKVAALSGGEKARLALAKMLLAPVNLLILDEPTNHLDIPAKEMLEDAIQNYDGTVLVVSHDRYFISQVANKIVELRDGELRVYEGGYAYYLDKIEEEKLKAKLEAERAANEAKAAEKRAKQKEKEKARKTNART is encoded by the coding sequence ATGCTGCGACTCGAACACATCAGCAAAATTTACCCCACAGGTGAAGTCCTCAAGGACGTGAACTGGGAAGTCAAGCCGGGAGACCGTATTGGCCTGGTGGGGGTCAATGGAGCGGGTAAATCAACCCAGCTCAAGATCATTGCGGGTGAGACGGAGCCAACCTCTGGTGAAATCATCCGGCCTGCGTCTCTACACATCGCTTACCTCAGCCAAGAGTTTGAGGTTGATCCACAGCGAACTGTGCGGGAAGAATTGTGGACGGTGTTCACAGAAGCTAACCGGATCCAGATGGAACTGGCGAAGGTGCATCGCGATATGGAGCAGGCAGACGCGACCCAACTTGATCGCCTGATTCACAAGATGGATCGCTTGCAGCGCGAATTCGAGGCCCGGGATGGCTATGGATTGGATGCACGCATCGAAAAGCTGCTGCCGGACCTGGACTTTGAACCCGAAGACGCTGAACGGCTGGTCAGCAGCTTCAGTGGTGGCTGGCAGATGCGCATGAGTTTGGGCAAAATTCTATTGCAATCGCCCGACCTGCTGCTGCTGGACGAGCCGACAAACCACTTGGATCTAGAAACAATCGAGTGGTTAGAAACCTATCTGAAAGGGTTAACGACACCAATGGTGATCGTTTCCCATGACCGCGAATTTCTAGATCGCCTGTGTACGCAAATTGTCGAAACTGAGCGTGGTGTTTCTACCACTTACTTGGGCAATTATTCCAGCTATATACAACAGAAGCTAGAAGGTCGCGAAGCTCAACAGAGCGCTTACGAGCGTCAACAGAAGGAACTGGAAAAACAACAGGCATTTGTAGAGCGCTTTCGGGCAAGCGCCACCCGTAGCACTCAAGCCAAAAGCCGCGAAAAGCAACTAGATAAGATTGAGCGCATCGAGTCACCCGTAGGGGATTTGCGCACGCTGCACTTTCGTTTTCCCACAGCACCTCGTAGTGGGCGTGAAGTGGTTGAGATCAAAGACTTGACCCATTTGGCTGGCGATAAAGTGCTGTTCTTAGGAACGGATCTGCTGATTGAGCGGGGTGATCGTATTGCCTTCCTAGGGCCTAATGGAGCCGGTAAGTCTACATTGTTGCGTCTGATTATGGGCTTGGAAGCTCCTTCAGAAGGCAAAGTGGAATTGGGTAACCACAATGTTGTTCCGGGCTACTTCGAGCAGAACCAAGCCGAAGCTCTAGACCTAAATCGCACCGTCATGGAGACAATTCATGATGCCGTGCCCCAATGGAGCAATGAGGAAGTTCGGACTTTATTGGGTCGCTTCTTATTCAGTGGCGACACTGTATTTAAGAAGGTAGCAGCGCTGAGCGGCGGCGAAAAAGCGCGTTTAGCACTAGCAAAAATGTTGTTGGCTCCGGTGAACCTGTTGATCCTCGATGAGCCTACTAACCACCTGGATATTCCAGCTAAGGAAATGCTTGAAGATGCCATTCAAAATTATGATGGCACTGTGCTAGTTGTCTCTCACGACCGTTACTTTATCTCGCAAGTTGCGAACAAAATTGTGGAGTTGCGCGACGGGGAACTGCGAGTTTATGAGGGTGGCTATGCTTACTATTTGGACAAGATTGAAGAAGAGAAACTAAAGGCCAAGCTAGAAGCTGAGCGAGCAGCCAATGAGGCTAAAGCTGCAGAGAAACGGGCCAAGCAAAAAGAGAAGGAAAAAGCTCGCAAGACCAACGCTAGGACCTAA